A single region of the Anguilla rostrata isolate EN2019 chromosome 11, ASM1855537v3, whole genome shotgun sequence genome encodes:
- the LOC135234158 gene encoding pleckstrin homology domain-containing family A member 6-like isoform X12 gives MSSRIVEHAGIRTYYFSSEGPEEQEAWLKVMSDAARMTITPAQRNNMENIPPTGLNNATATRRAEPHQRGEGDGRGTELREGKRGVGKAEQEPPASAPASDMDGRSGERGRDRGGAPQPNGWGGYGVYQPQESRDQWEARMQRENAYLHRGFAPAPHPVSDRVVQRQNSMTQLQQWVNQRRGVPAQEDLHSPSQYYAVNRGVPSDCYGVYGGPRYVEDYALYTPGGMRPDSICSVSGGFDRLPPHWTAPEDKRRSLRDGPLYPRVSPWGPPPHPQHPGGYYGQLAQTQRGMQRLSMQPRSRSVPRSPSSSSPQTPYSPIRSPSARFERDRDDMIYTDPSVYGLRRSVSSPKYEFHRDSHSMSSGLYHYNYPGSLHDNMDDMTHLQLQRNLDYLEQQQVAPFHDVYTDLPPALGEIDIDSLLGRLCEQNRLLKEQEVLVQRLRVEKDNLEASLVATHQELEVYRGQPALADKLHLKKETLQNQLINIRGELSQASSALTTTRMEFEVLEDEVNTIHGDLWEQLNAGGQNEVVHRHFQKEFWKIQDVLEGLHKNNPSRGTDTATHRVASLASGSFSTNSPASPLSSTSLTSPLSPFSPVSGSHDSPPKQVGMEDISPPRPPLPKSYLPLESPPPFPLSTSHMSLDRSSWLCRMEEDYEEEEEARRRQYKYTVHSDTSSGGRTNSSDQQKPEDDRHASTNKVGIVPPRTKSPTGEETKSIPPSQQGDSALANGHISRGRPKSAVFSAEVKSKMSVEEQNARIRRNQSNSVRDKRRSLNTSGSQQGDAFRPSYRVVRRRLTSHEVDIKDLEEAVRGQGMESPREEIARLRRLQIKPEHSKSKVKNELPSTDKVLIQERYVEEEPDTPLSPEEVLEKQKKVERIKTLIAKSNLQNMVPLLDGPAERQGDPDQQLQEQEKRIEISCALAAEASRRSRLLSVSHQPSSSSYFILAQSAPSTPTAVTNLTPSPSAELSDSSHFIKV, from the exons ATGAGCTCCCGTATT GTGGAGCACGCTGGGATCCGTACATACTACTTCAGTTCTGAGGGTccagaggagcaggaggcctGGCTGAAGGTTATGAGTGACGCAGCCCGCATGACCATCACACCAGCTCAGAG GAACAATATGGAGAACATCCCACCAACAGGACTGAACAATGCCACAGCCACCAGGAGAGCAGAACCACATCAGCGGGGGGAGGGTGACGGGCGGGGAACGGAGCTCCGGGAGGGCAAGAGGGGCGTCGGCAAGGCGGAGCAGGAACCACCTGCGTCGGCCCCAGCCTCGGACATGGATGGGCGgagtggggagaggggcagggataGAGGCGGTGCTCCCCAGCCCAACGGATGGGGTGGCTACGGCGTCTACCAGCCCCAAGAGTCACGGGACCAGTGGGAGGCCCGGATGCAGCGTGAAAATGCGTACCTGCACAGGGGGTTCGCTCCTGCACCCCACCCAGTCTCTGACAGGGTGGTGCAGAGGCAGAACTCCATGACACAGCTCCAGCAGTGGGTCAACCAGCGAAGGGGCGTGCCCGCACAAGAGGACCTGCATAG cccCTCTCAGTACTATGCAGTAAATCGGGGAGTCCCCTCAGACTGCTATGGCGTTTATGGGGGTCCCCGCTACGTTGAAGATTATGCCCTATACACCCCGGGCGGCATGCGCCCCGACAGCATCTGCTCTGTTTCGGGGGGGTTTGACCGCCTCCCTCCCCACTGGACCGCGCCGGAAGACAAGCGGCGGTCTCTGCGGGATGGGCCCCTGTACCCCCGGGTGTCCCCGTGgggccccccgccccacccccagcaccccgGGGGGTACTATGGCCAgctggcacagacacagagaggcatGCAGCGGTTGAGCATGCAGCCTCGCTCGCGCTCCGTACCCCgatccccctcctcttcctccccccagACACCCTACTCCCCCATACGCTCCCCCAGCGCACGCTTCGAACGCGACCGCGACGACATGATCTACACTGACCCCTCTGTCTACGGCCTCAGGAGGTCTGTCAGCTCACCCAAG taTGAATTTCATCGAGACAGCCATTCTATGAGCTCCGGACTGTACCATTATAACTACCCAGGCTCCCTCCATGACAACATG GATGACATGACACACCTGCAGCTACAGAGAAACCTGGACTACCTGGAGCAACAG CAGGTGGCACCATTCCATGATGTCTACACAGACCTTCCCCCTGCGTTGGGTGAGATAGATATCGAT AGCCTCTTGGGTCGCCTCTGTGAGCAGAACCGTCTCCTGAAGGAGCAGGAGGTTCTGGTCCAGCGGCTGCGAGTTGAAAAG GACAACCTGGAAGCCAGTCTGGTGGCCACCCACCAGGAGCTGGAGGTGTACCGTGGGCAGCCGGCGCTGGCCGATAAGCTCCACCTGAAGAAGGAGACCCTGCAGAACCAGCTCATCAATATCCGAGGGGAGCTCTCTCAGGCTTCCAGT GCTTTGACTACCACAAGGATGGAGTTTGAAGTGCTGGAGGACGAGGTGAACACCATCCACGGTGACCTCTGGGAGCAGCTAAACGCTGGCGGGCAG AACGAGGTGGTCCACAGACACTTCCAGAAGGAGTTCTGGAAAATTCAGGATGTGCTGGAGGGCCTACACAAGAACAATCCATCCAGAGGCActgacacagccacacacagag TGGCCAGCTTGGCTTCAGGTTCCTTCAGCACAAACAGTCCTGCCAGCCCCCTCAGCTCTACCAGCCTCACCAGTCCTCTCAGCCCCTTCTCGCCAGTCTCTGGGTCACATGACTCGCCCCCCAAGCAGGTGGGCATGGAG GATATCAGTCCCCCACGGCCCCCACTTCCCAAATCCTACCTCCCACTGgagtcccctccccccttccctctatCCACCTCTCACATGAGCTTGGACAGGAGCTCCTGGCTCTGTCGCATGGAGGAAGActatgaggaagaggaagaggcccGGCGCAGACAG TATAAATACACTGTCCACTCTGATACCTCTTCGGGGGGTAGGACCAATAGCAGTGACCAGCAGAAGCCAGAGGATGACAGGCATGCCAGCACTAATAAAG TTGGCATTGTTCCACCCAGAACAAAGTCTCCCACAGGAGAGGAGACAAAGTCCATCCCTCCCTCACAGCAAGGGGACAGCGCATTGGCCAACGGACACATTTCCAGG GGCCGCCCAAAGAGTGCTGTGTTCTCCGCGGAGGTTAAGTCCAAGATGAGCGTGGAGGAGCAGAATGCGAGGATCCGCCGGAATCAGAGCAACTCTGTGCGGGACAAGAGGCGGAGCCTCAACACATCTGGCAGCCAGCAAGGCGACGCCTTCAGGCCCAGCTACAGGGTg GTGCGGCGGAGGCTGACGTCCCATGAGGTGGATATCAAAGACCTGGAGGAGGCGGTACGGGGGCAGGGGATGGAGTCCCCTCGAGAGGAGATCGCCCGGCTGCGGAGGCTGCAGATCAAACCTGAGCACTCCAAATCCAAAGTCAAGAATGAG CTGCCAAGCACAGACAAGGTTCTGATCCAGGAGAGGTATGTGGAGGAGGAGCCAGATACACCACTTAGCCCAGAGGAGGTTCTGGAGAAGCAGAAAAAAGTGGAGAGAATCAAGACCCTGATCGCCAAATCAAA TCTGCAGAACATGGTTCCCTTGCTAGACGGACCTGCGGAGCGGCAGGGAGACCCAGATCAGCAGCTACAGGAGCAGGAGAAAAGGATCGAGATCTCCTGCGCACTGGCAGCTGAGGCCTCCCGGCGCAGCCGCCTGCTGTCAG tttctcatCAACCCTCATCATCATCCTATTTCATTCTAGCTCAGTCCgcccccagcacccccaccgCCGTGACCAACCTGACCCCTTCCCCTTCCGCAGAACTTTCTGACTCCTCCCACTTCATCAAGGTCTGA
- the LOC135234158 gene encoding pleckstrin homology domain-containing family A member 6-like isoform X11: MSSRIVFSEVDEEDSNSSSAFCLQVEHAGIRTYYFSSEGPEEQEAWLKVMSDAARMTITPAQRNNMENIPPTGLNNATATRRAEPHQRGEGDGRGTELREGKRGVGKAEQEPPASAPASDMDGRSGERGRDRGGAPQPNGWGGYGVYQPQESRDQWEARMQRENAYLHRGFAPAPHPVSDRVVQRQNSMTQLQQWVNQRRGVPAQEDLHSPSQYYAVNRGVPSDCYGVYGGPRYVEDYALYTPGGMRPDSICSVSGGFDRLPPHWTAPEDKRRSLRDGPLYPRVSPWGPPPHPQHPGGYYGQLAQTQRGMQRLSMQPRSRSVPRSPSSSSPQTPYSPIRSPSARFERDRDDMIYTDPSVYGLRRSVSSPKYEFHRDSHSMSSGLYHYNYPGSLHDNMDDMTHLQLQRNLDYLEQQQVAPFHDVYTDLPPALGEIDIDSLLGRLCEQNRLLKEQEVLVQRLRVEKDNLEASLVATHQELEVYRGQPALADKLHLKKETLQNQLINIRGELSQASSALTTTRMEFEVLEDEVNTIHGDLWEQLNAGGQNEVVHRHFQKEFWKIQDVLEGLHKNNPSRGTDTATHRVASLASGSFSTNSPASPLSSTSLTSPLSPFSPVSGSHDSPPKQVGMEDISPPRPPLPKSYLPLESPPPFPLSTSHMSLDRSSWLCRMEEDYEEEEEARRRQYKYTVHSDTSSGGRTNSSDQQKPEDDRHASTNKVGIVPPRTKSPTGEETKSIPPSQQGDSALANGHISRGRPKSAVFSAEVKSKMSVEEQNARIRRNQSNSVRDKRRSLNTSGSQQGDAFRPSYRVVRRRLTSHEVDIKDLEEAVRGQGMESPREEIARLRRLQIKPEHSKSKVKNELPSTDKVLIQERYVEEEPDTPLSPEEVLEKQKKVERIKTLIAKSNLQNMVPLLDGPAERQGDPDQQLQEQEKRIEISCALAAEASRRSRLLSVSHQPSSSSYFILAQSAPSTPTAVTNLTPSPSAELSDSSHFIKV, from the exons ATGAGCTCCCGTATT gtaTTCAGTGAAGTGGACGAGGAGGACAGTAACAGTAGTTCAGCATTCTGCCTGCAGGTGGAGCACGCTGGGATCCGTACATACTACTTCAGTTCTGAGGGTccagaggagcaggaggcctGGCTGAAGGTTATGAGTGACGCAGCCCGCATGACCATCACACCAGCTCAGAG GAACAATATGGAGAACATCCCACCAACAGGACTGAACAATGCCACAGCCACCAGGAGAGCAGAACCACATCAGCGGGGGGAGGGTGACGGGCGGGGAACGGAGCTCCGGGAGGGCAAGAGGGGCGTCGGCAAGGCGGAGCAGGAACCACCTGCGTCGGCCCCAGCCTCGGACATGGATGGGCGgagtggggagaggggcagggataGAGGCGGTGCTCCCCAGCCCAACGGATGGGGTGGCTACGGCGTCTACCAGCCCCAAGAGTCACGGGACCAGTGGGAGGCCCGGATGCAGCGTGAAAATGCGTACCTGCACAGGGGGTTCGCTCCTGCACCCCACCCAGTCTCTGACAGGGTGGTGCAGAGGCAGAACTCCATGACACAGCTCCAGCAGTGGGTCAACCAGCGAAGGGGCGTGCCCGCACAAGAGGACCTGCATAG cccCTCTCAGTACTATGCAGTAAATCGGGGAGTCCCCTCAGACTGCTATGGCGTTTATGGGGGTCCCCGCTACGTTGAAGATTATGCCCTATACACCCCGGGCGGCATGCGCCCCGACAGCATCTGCTCTGTTTCGGGGGGGTTTGACCGCCTCCCTCCCCACTGGACCGCGCCGGAAGACAAGCGGCGGTCTCTGCGGGATGGGCCCCTGTACCCCCGGGTGTCCCCGTGgggccccccgccccacccccagcaccccgGGGGGTACTATGGCCAgctggcacagacacagagaggcatGCAGCGGTTGAGCATGCAGCCTCGCTCGCGCTCCGTACCCCgatccccctcctcttcctccccccagACACCCTACTCCCCCATACGCTCCCCCAGCGCACGCTTCGAACGCGACCGCGACGACATGATCTACACTGACCCCTCTGTCTACGGCCTCAGGAGGTCTGTCAGCTCACCCAAG taTGAATTTCATCGAGACAGCCATTCTATGAGCTCCGGACTGTACCATTATAACTACCCAGGCTCCCTCCATGACAACATG GATGACATGACACACCTGCAGCTACAGAGAAACCTGGACTACCTGGAGCAACAG CAGGTGGCACCATTCCATGATGTCTACACAGACCTTCCCCCTGCGTTGGGTGAGATAGATATCGAT AGCCTCTTGGGTCGCCTCTGTGAGCAGAACCGTCTCCTGAAGGAGCAGGAGGTTCTGGTCCAGCGGCTGCGAGTTGAAAAG GACAACCTGGAAGCCAGTCTGGTGGCCACCCACCAGGAGCTGGAGGTGTACCGTGGGCAGCCGGCGCTGGCCGATAAGCTCCACCTGAAGAAGGAGACCCTGCAGAACCAGCTCATCAATATCCGAGGGGAGCTCTCTCAGGCTTCCAGT GCTTTGACTACCACAAGGATGGAGTTTGAAGTGCTGGAGGACGAGGTGAACACCATCCACGGTGACCTCTGGGAGCAGCTAAACGCTGGCGGGCAG AACGAGGTGGTCCACAGACACTTCCAGAAGGAGTTCTGGAAAATTCAGGATGTGCTGGAGGGCCTACACAAGAACAATCCATCCAGAGGCActgacacagccacacacagag TGGCCAGCTTGGCTTCAGGTTCCTTCAGCACAAACAGTCCTGCCAGCCCCCTCAGCTCTACCAGCCTCACCAGTCCTCTCAGCCCCTTCTCGCCAGTCTCTGGGTCACATGACTCGCCCCCCAAGCAGGTGGGCATGGAG GATATCAGTCCCCCACGGCCCCCACTTCCCAAATCCTACCTCCCACTGgagtcccctccccccttccctctatCCACCTCTCACATGAGCTTGGACAGGAGCTCCTGGCTCTGTCGCATGGAGGAAGActatgaggaagaggaagaggcccGGCGCAGACAG TATAAATACACTGTCCACTCTGATACCTCTTCGGGGGGTAGGACCAATAGCAGTGACCAGCAGAAGCCAGAGGATGACAGGCATGCCAGCACTAATAAAG TTGGCATTGTTCCACCCAGAACAAAGTCTCCCACAGGAGAGGAGACAAAGTCCATCCCTCCCTCACAGCAAGGGGACAGCGCATTGGCCAACGGACACATTTCCAGG GGCCGCCCAAAGAGTGCTGTGTTCTCCGCGGAGGTTAAGTCCAAGATGAGCGTGGAGGAGCAGAATGCGAGGATCCGCCGGAATCAGAGCAACTCTGTGCGGGACAAGAGGCGGAGCCTCAACACATCTGGCAGCCAGCAAGGCGACGCCTTCAGGCCCAGCTACAGGGTg GTGCGGCGGAGGCTGACGTCCCATGAGGTGGATATCAAAGACCTGGAGGAGGCGGTACGGGGGCAGGGGATGGAGTCCCCTCGAGAGGAGATCGCCCGGCTGCGGAGGCTGCAGATCAAACCTGAGCACTCCAAATCCAAAGTCAAGAATGAG CTGCCAAGCACAGACAAGGTTCTGATCCAGGAGAGGTATGTGGAGGAGGAGCCAGATACACCACTTAGCCCAGAGGAGGTTCTGGAGAAGCAGAAAAAAGTGGAGAGAATCAAGACCCTGATCGCCAAATCAAA TCTGCAGAACATGGTTCCCTTGCTAGACGGACCTGCGGAGCGGCAGGGAGACCCAGATCAGCAGCTACAGGAGCAGGAGAAAAGGATCGAGATCTCCTGCGCACTGGCAGCTGAGGCCTCCCGGCGCAGCCGCCTGCTGTCAG tttctcatCAACCCTCATCATCATCCTATTTCATTCTAGCTCAGTCCgcccccagcacccccaccgCCGTGACCAACCTGACCCCTTCCCCTTCCGCAGAACTTTCTGACTCCTCCCACTTCATCAAGGTCTGA
- the LOC135234158 gene encoding pleckstrin homology domain-containing family A member 6-like isoform X9: MLKFRADRRVSQNDHNGTNGHPVIRNHLVEIKRTQTHLPSSSPDMSTKATGKRFVSFASDVNSNNLTMVSDLPPETQVSSQTPRSTRKAATFGKRSNSMRRNPTAEVTKQGWLYKQASNGVKQWNKRWFVLTDRCLFYYKDDKEEAVLGSLPLLGFRIGPVQPSDGISRKYAFKVFSEVDEEDSNSSSAFCLQVEHAGIRTYYFSSEGPEEQEAWLKVMSDAARMTITPAQRNNMENIPPTGLNNATATRRAEPHQRGEGDGRGTELREGKRGVGKAEQEPPASAPASDMDGRSGERGRDRGGAPQPNGWGGYGVYQPQESRDQWEARMQRENAYLHRGFAPAPHPVSDRVVQRQNSMTQLQQWVNQRRGVPAQEDLHSPSQYYAVNRGVPSDCYGVYGGPRYVEDYALYTPGGMRPDSICSVSGGFDRLPPHWTAPEDKRRSLRDGPLYPRVSPWGPPPHPQHPGGYYGQLAQTQRGMQRLSMQPRSRSVPRSPSSSSPQTPYSPIRSPSARFERDRDDMIYTDPSVYGLRRSVSSPKYEFHRDSHSMSSGLYHYNYPGSLHDNMDDMTHLQLQRNLDYLEQQQVAPFHDVYTDLPPALGEIDIDSLLGRLCEQNRLLKEQEVLVQRLRVEKDNLEASLVATHQELEVYRGQPALADKLHLKKETLQNQLINIRGELSQASSALTTTRMEFEVLEDEVNTIHGDLWEQLNAGGQNEVVHRHFQKEFWKIQDVLEGLHKNNPSRGTDTATHRVASLASGSFSTNSPASPLSSTSLTSPLSPFSPVSGSHDSPPKQVGMEYKYTVHSDTSSGGRTNSSDQQKPEDDRHASTNKVGIVPPRTKSPTGEETKSIPPSQQGDSALANGHISRGRPKSAVFSAEVKSKMSVEEQNARIRRNQSNSVRDKRRSLNTSGSQQGDAFRPSYRVVRRRLTSHEVDIKDLEEAVRGQGMESPREEIARLRRLQIKPEHSKSKVKNELPSTDKVLIQERYVEEEPDTPLSPEEVLEKQKKVERIKTLIAKSNLQNMVPLLDGPAERQGDPDQQLQEQEKRIEISCALAAEASRRSRLLSVSHQPSSSSYFILAQSAPSTPTAVTNLTPSPSAELSDSSHFIKV; encoded by the exons TCAAAATGACCACAATGGAACAAATGGGCACCCAGTGATCCGGAATCACCTGGTGGAGATCAAAAGAACGCAGACACATTTGCC GAGCTCCAGTCCGGACATGAGCACTAAAGCCACTGGGAAAAGATTTGTGAGCTTTGCCAGCGACGTCAACTCTAACAACCTCACCATGGTGTCTGACCTGCCTCCAGAGACTCAAGTCAGCAGCCAG ACCCCTCGTTCGACCAGAAAGGCTGCCACCTTCGGGAAACGGTCCAACTCCATGCGCAGAAACCCCACAGCTGAGGTCACCAAGCAAGGCTGGCTCTACAAACAG GCCAGCAATGGAGTCAAGCAGTGGAACAAGCGCTGGTTTGTACTGACCGACCGCTGCCTCTTCTACTACAAAG aCGATAAAGAGGAGGCGGTCCTTGGGAGCCTGCCTCTCCTTGGTTTTCGGATTGGACCAGTGCAGCCCTCAGACGGCATCAGCCGCAAGTACGCCTTTAAG gtaTTCAGTGAAGTGGACGAGGAGGACAGTAACAGTAGTTCAGCATTCTGCCTGCAGGTGGAGCACGCTGGGATCCGTACATACTACTTCAGTTCTGAGGGTccagaggagcaggaggcctGGCTGAAGGTTATGAGTGACGCAGCCCGCATGACCATCACACCAGCTCAGAG GAACAATATGGAGAACATCCCACCAACAGGACTGAACAATGCCACAGCCACCAGGAGAGCAGAACCACATCAGCGGGGGGAGGGTGACGGGCGGGGAACGGAGCTCCGGGAGGGCAAGAGGGGCGTCGGCAAGGCGGAGCAGGAACCACCTGCGTCGGCCCCAGCCTCGGACATGGATGGGCGgagtggggagaggggcagggataGAGGCGGTGCTCCCCAGCCCAACGGATGGGGTGGCTACGGCGTCTACCAGCCCCAAGAGTCACGGGACCAGTGGGAGGCCCGGATGCAGCGTGAAAATGCGTACCTGCACAGGGGGTTCGCTCCTGCACCCCACCCAGTCTCTGACAGGGTGGTGCAGAGGCAGAACTCCATGACACAGCTCCAGCAGTGGGTCAACCAGCGAAGGGGCGTGCCCGCACAAGAGGACCTGCATAG cccCTCTCAGTACTATGCAGTAAATCGGGGAGTCCCCTCAGACTGCTATGGCGTTTATGGGGGTCCCCGCTACGTTGAAGATTATGCCCTATACACCCCGGGCGGCATGCGCCCCGACAGCATCTGCTCTGTTTCGGGGGGGTTTGACCGCCTCCCTCCCCACTGGACCGCGCCGGAAGACAAGCGGCGGTCTCTGCGGGATGGGCCCCTGTACCCCCGGGTGTCCCCGTGgggccccccgccccacccccagcaccccgGGGGGTACTATGGCCAgctggcacagacacagagaggcatGCAGCGGTTGAGCATGCAGCCTCGCTCGCGCTCCGTACCCCgatccccctcctcttcctccccccagACACCCTACTCCCCCATACGCTCCCCCAGCGCACGCTTCGAACGCGACCGCGACGACATGATCTACACTGACCCCTCTGTCTACGGCCTCAGGAGGTCTGTCAGCTCACCCAAG taTGAATTTCATCGAGACAGCCATTCTATGAGCTCCGGACTGTACCATTATAACTACCCAGGCTCCCTCCATGACAACATG GATGACATGACACACCTGCAGCTACAGAGAAACCTGGACTACCTGGAGCAACAG CAGGTGGCACCATTCCATGATGTCTACACAGACCTTCCCCCTGCGTTGGGTGAGATAGATATCGAT AGCCTCTTGGGTCGCCTCTGTGAGCAGAACCGTCTCCTGAAGGAGCAGGAGGTTCTGGTCCAGCGGCTGCGAGTTGAAAAG GACAACCTGGAAGCCAGTCTGGTGGCCACCCACCAGGAGCTGGAGGTGTACCGTGGGCAGCCGGCGCTGGCCGATAAGCTCCACCTGAAGAAGGAGACCCTGCAGAACCAGCTCATCAATATCCGAGGGGAGCTCTCTCAGGCTTCCAGT GCTTTGACTACCACAAGGATGGAGTTTGAAGTGCTGGAGGACGAGGTGAACACCATCCACGGTGACCTCTGGGAGCAGCTAAACGCTGGCGGGCAG AACGAGGTGGTCCACAGACACTTCCAGAAGGAGTTCTGGAAAATTCAGGATGTGCTGGAGGGCCTACACAAGAACAATCCATCCAGAGGCActgacacagccacacacagag TGGCCAGCTTGGCTTCAGGTTCCTTCAGCACAAACAGTCCTGCCAGCCCCCTCAGCTCTACCAGCCTCACCAGTCCTCTCAGCCCCTTCTCGCCAGTCTCTGGGTCACATGACTCGCCCCCCAAGCAGGTGGGCATGGAG TATAAATACACTGTCCACTCTGATACCTCTTCGGGGGGTAGGACCAATAGCAGTGACCAGCAGAAGCCAGAGGATGACAGGCATGCCAGCACTAATAAAG TTGGCATTGTTCCACCCAGAACAAAGTCTCCCACAGGAGAGGAGACAAAGTCCATCCCTCCCTCACAGCAAGGGGACAGCGCATTGGCCAACGGACACATTTCCAGG GGCCGCCCAAAGAGTGCTGTGTTCTCCGCGGAGGTTAAGTCCAAGATGAGCGTGGAGGAGCAGAATGCGAGGATCCGCCGGAATCAGAGCAACTCTGTGCGGGACAAGAGGCGGAGCCTCAACACATCTGGCAGCCAGCAAGGCGACGCCTTCAGGCCCAGCTACAGGGTg GTGCGGCGGAGGCTGACGTCCCATGAGGTGGATATCAAAGACCTGGAGGAGGCGGTACGGGGGCAGGGGATGGAGTCCCCTCGAGAGGAGATCGCCCGGCTGCGGAGGCTGCAGATCAAACCTGAGCACTCCAAATCCAAAGTCAAGAATGAG CTGCCAAGCACAGACAAGGTTCTGATCCAGGAGAGGTATGTGGAGGAGGAGCCAGATACACCACTTAGCCCAGAGGAGGTTCTGGAGAAGCAGAAAAAAGTGGAGAGAATCAAGACCCTGATCGCCAAATCAAA TCTGCAGAACATGGTTCCCTTGCTAGACGGACCTGCGGAGCGGCAGGGAGACCCAGATCAGCAGCTACAGGAGCAGGAGAAAAGGATCGAGATCTCCTGCGCACTGGCAGCTGAGGCCTCCCGGCGCAGCCGCCTGCTGTCAG tttctcatCAACCCTCATCATCATCCTATTTCATTCTAGCTCAGTCCgcccccagcacccccaccgCCGTGACCAACCTGACCCCTTCCCCTTCCGCAGAACTTTCTGACTCCTCCCACTTCATCAAGGTCTGA